One segment of bacterium DNA contains the following:
- the argJ gene encoding bifunctional glutamate N-acetyltransferase/amino-acid acetyltransferase ArgJ, with protein MRANPHGGNALGIVVQEVAFPAGFGLHTGNIGIKDRTEDVMILSAPPGTTAAGVFTKSRFSGPSVTLSRSHVADGRARAVVIISKNANVATGPVGDANAAEVAELTARVVGCDTPEVIVASTGVIGVQYPMERIRTYMNSLQDGGGHAFDEPGSATAAATAIMTTDTHAKVASARAGPARVVGIAKGVGMIEPDMATMLAVIATDAAADPASLDAMFRRVADRTFNAVSIDTDTSTSDMAVVLASGRAGPVDGAALEAALGEVCLELTRQLAADGEGAETLIVVTVDGARDDAQAKRVAKSIVNSPLVKTAVHGRDPNWGRVAMAVGKCYEDDILAERITIRFGPTEVYPAPITPLVLQDLERYLASPEVLIHVDLGVPGDSSRSPGRGSFTVYGCDLTDGYVRINADYTT; from the coding sequence ATGCGGGCCAACCCGCATGGTGGGAACGCGCTGGGGATCGTGGTCCAGGAGGTGGCGTTCCCCGCCGGCTTCGGGCTGCATACCGGCAACATCGGGATCAAGGACCGGACCGAGGACGTGATGATCCTCTCCGCCCCACCGGGAACGACGGCGGCCGGCGTCTTCACCAAGAGCCGGTTCTCGGGGCCGAGCGTCACGCTGAGCCGGAGTCATGTCGCCGACGGTCGGGCGCGGGCGGTGGTGATCATCTCCAAGAACGCCAACGTGGCCACCGGCCCGGTGGGCGATGCGAACGCGGCCGAGGTGGCCGAGCTGACCGCTCGGGTGGTGGGGTGTGACACCCCCGAGGTGATCGTCGCCTCCACGGGCGTGATCGGCGTCCAGTACCCGATGGAGCGGATCCGCACCTACATGAATAGCCTCCAAGACGGCGGCGGCCATGCCTTCGACGAGCCCGGTTCGGCCACCGCGGCGGCCACCGCCATCATGACCACCGATACCCACGCCAAGGTTGCGTCCGCCCGCGCCGGTCCGGCTCGGGTGGTGGGCATCGCCAAGGGGGTGGGGATGATCGAGCCCGACATGGCGACGATGCTGGCGGTCATAGCCACGGATGCGGCCGCCGATCCGGCCTCCCTGGATGCAATGTTCCGGCGGGTGGCGGACCGCACGTTCAACGCCGTCAGCATCGACACCGACACCTCCACCAGCGACATGGCGGTGGTGCTCGCCTCGGGCCGGGCCGGACCGGTGGACGGGGCCGCCCTGGAGGCCGCCCTGGGCGAAGTATGCCTGGAGCTGACCAGGCAGTTGGCGGCCGACGGCGAGGGCGCCGAGACGCTCATCGTGGTAACGGTGGACGGCGCCAGGGACGATGCCCAGGCCAAGAGGGTTGCCAAGTCCATCGTCAACTCACCTCTCGTGAAGACGGCGGTCCATGGTCGTGATCCGAACTGGGGCAGGGTGGCCATGGCGGTGGGGAAGTGCTACGAGGATGACATCCTTGCGGAGCGGATCACCATCCGCTTCGGTCCCACAGAGGTGTATCCGGCGCCGATCACCCCCTTGGTGCTGCAGGACCTGGAGCGTTACCTGGCGTCTCCGGAGGTGCTCATCCATGTCGACCTCGGCGTGCCGGGGGACAGTTCCCGCTCCCCGGGCAGGGGCTCCTTCACCGTGTACGGGTGCGACCTGACCGACGGCTACGTGCGAATCAACGCCGACTACACAACCTAG